ACCGTCGTCCGGACCGCTGTTGGATCGTCCCGTTGCGCGGATCCGCCATCGCCCTACCCTTGCCCTGCGGCTGCGTCCACGGCGGCGCCGATCTGCGCCAGCGCTTGGCTGAACGCCCGTCCGTCCGCCGCGGGTAGATCGACGAGCGGCGGCCGGGCGTGCCACGTGTCGCCGCCGAGCCGCAGGGCGAGGGCGGCCTTCAGGGCGGCGACGGCCGGCCGTGCGTCGAGGGCGTCGCGCGCCGCGTCGAGCGCCGCTTGCGCCGTCCGCGGATCATCGGCTGCCGTCATGGCGCTGGCCCAGACGCGGCGCAACAGGTCGCCTCGCACGGACGCCAAGGCCGTGATCGCCCCGGCTCCACCGGCCGCCAGCACCTCGGACAGGTGGGAGTCGGTGCCGGTGAAGATCGCCAGCTCCGGCAGCGCGCGGATCCGGTGCAGCGTCGCGTCCCGGTCGGCGGTGGAGTCCTTGAGACCGACGATCGGGCCGTGCGGGCCGTAGCCGTCGACGAGGGCGCGCAGGACGGCGTTGGGGATCGGGACGCCGGTGTGGCGGGGGATGTCGTACAGGAGGATGCGCGGCCTCGGGATGCGTGGCCCTTCGATGCCGTCGCTGCTGTCGCTGCCGGACCGCGGGGCTG
Above is a window of Candidatus Avedoeria danica DNA encoding:
- a CDS encoding dihydrodipicolinate synthase family protein — translated: MDATPPLPLRGVLAALPTPFDAAGALAPAAVGPLLDLAAGSGCHGALLAGSTGEGPSLTLDERIALVAAAARWRAARPIDAPPFLILCGTGHPAWPDAAHATAAAVAAGADAAVVVPPYYFKGVDDGGLIDWYRRVVDGAGDRLAQGAAAPRSGSDSSDGIEGPRIPRPRILLYDIPRHTGVPIPNAVLRALVDGYGPHGPIVGLKDSTADRDATLHRIRALPELAIFTGTDSHLSEVLAAGGAGAITALASVRGDLLRRVWASAMTAADDPRTAQAALDAARDALDARPAVAALKAALALRLGGDTWHARPPLVDLPAADGRAFSQALAQIGAAVDAAAGQG